The genomic region tggcgtcgttgtcgtcacTCCCCTAGCCGCGGAACCCCCTCGGCTGATTGTCTCTCGGTGGCGATGCGTTGGCACCTCGGACGGGTCCttgggggccgccgccgtagcgCCGTCGTGGTGATACTTGACGACCGGGATGCGAGCAATCAAGTCCGGATCCAAGCCTCGCGAGAAACGAAAGCCTGCCATGCGGATGCGCACGGCCTCCCTGATGGGCTCGAAGCGGGAGCTCCTGTGCGCTACATAGGCCGTGGCGGCAATGGATATCAGGAAGACTGACAGTATGCTGGCTATGAGCGCACGGGAGTTCGCTCCGCCCTCTGATGGCGGATCGGAAGGATTGGACATGGCGTATTACATGATTCGGGGCGAAAGAGTATGGATGGGTAAGCCGACTCTCTGCGACGGCATCGAATTTGATGGGTGGGGGATATGGGATTCGCGCGTGCTGCGTGTCGGCGGACGAGCTTCAGCTCGTGGTCCGGGAGCACATCGCCTACACTTTCCGTCTGAAGAACTGTGGACGAACTATATGAGAGCCGGGTGGCTGGGATTGTGTCGTGTCTGTCCCCTCATCAGCTGGCGGAatacacatacatacgtacgatgcatgcatgtagCACCTTTGATGTTGGCAAGCACTTGCATGGATGCGACTGGTGGCGGGTGCATGTGGCCATCGTATATCGGCCTCTTGCCGAGATGACGGGGCCTCAATGCAAAATGCAAATGCAGGGCCCTccgctcgacctcgaccaaCATTGATCTCACTTTTTTTTTGCCCGCATGTATTGTGACATATTGAAGCCGCTCGTGAAAGGAGGCCTCGTATGTCGTGTACAAACATGAAGTGCATTTTGTATGAGGCACTTTCCAACCTCCCCTTTCAAtgctccccctccctcctccgtccCGTGTCCAACATTGGCCGAAAGCGGACGAGCGACTTAATTTTTGATGCATCCTCCGTCCGGAAtgtctttttttctttgccGAGGCAGGGCTTCTCGTTGGGACCAATAGAACGCTCTTGtgtgacggcgacgagccaaCAACGAGTCTAAGTGTCGCGTGAGACAATTGATGGATGgagcgcgcgccggcgcaaCTCCTCCGCAGAACGCTGTACGACCGGTAACAACCAGATACATCAATATACCGCAGGCACTTATTGATGCGACTTGCGACGCAATCCGCGGGCACCGCAAGCGAGGTGTGTGCGCGCTTAGGGAAGCACaccacgtacgtacgtacatgtGCTTGGGGGCTTCACCGTCAAACGGCCTCTATCTGTGCCTTGTATATCCGGCATATATCCACCGGTATCACTCACGTTCCGGCAGGGATGAGTGTTTGAAAAGACTTACACGCTATTGGCAGCTTGCCGGCTGTGCCTGCCGGGGGATCGAAATGTATGAGGTATATGCGGCCGAAACCCCAGAATCGCATATACTGTGTGGCTTGCGGACCAGCCCGCGGCGCTCGCGTCACATGGTGATCCGCCGAAAGTCATCACGAGTAGTTCCAAGTCAACCGTCTGTACACTACCCACCTACGTCACACAAACAAACCCGGTCCGTCTTTAGGCAGATGAGTTTGTGCTACTGTACAATACAGTATAGTACAGTCGCACAAGGCGCTTTGAGGCTCAAGTAGACCCGggtcgccgatgccgcccgccgcggtcTGGTGTGAAGTTGGGTAGACCGGTTTTAGGGGTCTATGAGTGATTTATAGGATTCGCCCTTTTTTTcgcgaggccctgcgcgggaacaagagagagagatcGGTGACAGACCACGGGCATATGATTCCCTGCAAAGTTTTACCTAAATTTCACGTAATGAATTGCATTCCCCCCGGGACCTAGTCAGCCTCTTCGGCCGGCAATCCCAAAGGTTGGTTGCACAGCAGCacatgtcatgtcatggcCGCAAGCATCGCCAGACTCCGTAGACGGGCATCCAGACCGGAAACCTCAGCTGAAGAAAATTGACGCATTCAAGATAGTACGTGCAATAAGTAGCCATGTGCCTCCGTGACGactgtgtgtgtgcgtcCTTGCCATTGATGGGCCTGTCCCTGATTCGTACGCCCGTCCTCCTGTCCCCTttcttggcctcctcgtGAGCCCAGTACCTTGACACGATGGCCCCGGAAACCTCCTTGGCGTGGCACGACGGAGACATCGAGAAGGACCGCGCGACCAGGCACGACCGGAAtactgctggtgctgctgccgcttcCCGTCGATCTGTGTCTCGAAGGCGCTCCCGGTCTGAGAGCAGGAATCGTAGGACCATCGACCCGGCCACAGCCATCCCGATCCAGTACCGCAGCCTGTAGGTGACCAGTCTGCAGTCGCTCACACCCCGACGTTGCATCTTGTGTGTTGCGTATTCTGACGTGACATCTGTGCAGCTCCCAAGACATCGATGAGGCAGAAAGAGACCAGAAGATTAATCgagacaaggccaaggatgCCGTTGTGCTAAGTATGCATGAGAGACCTTTCAATTCCCTGTGGACGCCTGGTTCACTTTTTATCAAGTATGAAATTCTAACATTGGTGCCCCTGACTAGAGTTTGAGACAATCGACTGGCACAAGAGGTCAATCGAAGATGTCGAGAAGCGACTGGAAGTCGACCCGAGCACTGGCGTCTCTGcacgcgaggccgaggcccgcCTGACGAAGCATGGCAAGAACAAGATTTCACCGCTTCCCAACCCCTGGTTCTGGAAGATCGTGGGATACTTCTTCAAGGGCTTCGGTGGTATGCTCTGCGTCGGTGGCATCTTGGTGTTCATCTCATGGAAGCCACTCGGAGACCCGCCGCAGGTTGCCAACCTCGCGTTGGGCATCGTCCTGatcgccgtcttcatcatccAGGCGGCCTTCAATGCGTGGCAGGACTACTCGTCTTCCCGTGTTATGCACTCCATCACTGCCATGCTGCCGGAGTCATGCCACGTCATCCGAGATGGCAGGCAGGTCGAGCTCTCGGCCATGGACATTGTCCCTGGCGACATTCTCCTCCTCAAGGCTGGCAACAGGATCCCCGCGGATGTTCGCTATATCCAAGTCTCGCACGACATGTCAACCGATCGGGCTGTCCTTACTGGTGAGATTTGATTTTTTTCTTCTATGTCAATGGCCTGCCCCCTGAAAACCGAGCGCTGACTTTTGTGGACGTGCAGGAGAGTCAAAGCCCGTAAAGGGGACTCTCGATTCGACTGACGAAAACTACCTCGAGACGCGCAACATCGGCCTTCAGGGCACGCATTGTGTCTCTGGCACCGCAACGGGCATTGTCGTGGCGACAGGTGACTCGACAGTCTTTGGACAGATTGCCAAGCTGACTGGCCAACCCAAATCGCAATTGACAACCATCGAAAAGGAAATCCTCCGCTTCGTTCTCCTGATTTTTGCCATCATGGTCACCTGGATCGTGGTC from Purpureocillium takamizusanense chromosome 12, complete sequence harbors:
- a CDS encoding uncharacterized protein (TransMembrane:1 (o17-37i)~COG:O~EggNog:ENOG503PFUN): MSNPSDPPSEGGANSRALIASILSVFLISIAATAYVAHRSSRFEPIREAVRIRMAGFRFSRGLDPDLIARIPVVKYHHDGATAAAPKDPSEVPTHRHRETISRGGSAARGVTTTTPSSFWSQVHKTLSRIVSGKSGGKDGSSAAREVPSSCSICTEDFVEGDELRRLTCGHLFHMPCIDPWLQDRARTCPLW
- a CDS encoding uncharacterized protein (TransMembrane:1 (o17-37i)~COG:O~EggNog:ENOG503PFUN), which translates into the protein MSNPSDPPSEGGANSRALIASILSVFLISIAATAYVAHRSSRFEPIREAVRIRMAGFRFSRGLDPDLIARIPVVKYHHDGATAAAPKDPSEVPTHRHRETISRGGSAARGVTTTTPSSFWSQVHKTLSRIVSGKSGGKDGSSAAREVPSSCSICTEDFVEGDELRRLTCGHLFHMPCIDPWLQDRARTCPLCRVDLEAQLALDDLPKPSRAKRLMTHRTTQ